The Virgibacillus siamensis genome includes a region encoding these proteins:
- a CDS encoding NAD-dependent succinate-semialdehyde dehydrogenase, with translation MKFENETQSIFINGKWRAVDSQNTDTVYNPATLEPITKIASGGKSEATEAIQTANKAFKTWSEMTGRKRSRVLYKAYELMLEEVNRLGEILTTEQGKPLKEAKGEIKGAANFLLWYAEEASRAYGEWIPSSVSSKRLLVIPQPVGVVGAITPWNFPASMITRKIAPALAAGCTVVLKPAPETPLSAIEIVKILERAGMPEGVVNLVTGDAEQIGTAMLTNKDVRLITFTGSTEVGKHLMRESADHVKKISLELGGHAPIIVFDDADLDKAAALTLASKFRNNGQTCICANRIYVHDSVKDAFSKKLTEKVKQLKVGNGLHEETDLGPLINEQASEKVQNQLDDAVKKGANIIHGGKKWNGGMDGYFYEPTILSAIDDDMLIMNEETFGPLMPIQTFTDEDVAIDKANDTDYGLAAYIFTETTNRAIRVSEKLEYGIVGVNDVFPALAEAPFGGIKQSGVGKEGGHYGMDEFLEKKYISMGIK, from the coding sequence ATGAAATTTGAAAATGAAACGCAAAGTATTTTTATCAATGGGAAATGGCGGGCGGTTGATTCCCAGAATACGGACACGGTCTATAACCCGGCGACACTTGAGCCAATCACAAAGATTGCATCTGGTGGTAAGTCCGAAGCAACAGAAGCAATCCAGACGGCAAATAAAGCTTTTAAAACATGGAGTGAAATGACCGGACGGAAACGATCCCGTGTTTTGTACAAAGCATATGAATTGATGCTGGAAGAGGTGAACCGGCTTGGTGAAATTTTAACAACTGAGCAGGGAAAGCCGTTAAAAGAAGCAAAAGGAGAAATTAAAGGTGCCGCCAATTTTCTGCTTTGGTATGCAGAAGAAGCGAGCCGGGCATATGGGGAATGGATTCCTTCTTCCGTAAGTTCGAAACGGCTGCTTGTGATTCCGCAGCCGGTTGGCGTGGTCGGCGCCATCACACCATGGAACTTCCCTGCCTCTATGATAACGAGAAAAATTGCACCCGCACTTGCAGCAGGATGTACAGTTGTTTTGAAACCCGCTCCGGAAACACCACTGTCAGCAATTGAGATCGTCAAAATCCTGGAGCGTGCCGGCATGCCTGAGGGTGTCGTAAACCTTGTTACTGGAGATGCGGAACAAATTGGCACTGCAATGCTCACCAACAAAGATGTTAGATTGATAACTTTTACAGGATCCACTGAAGTCGGAAAACATTTGATGCGGGAAAGCGCAGATCATGTGAAGAAAATTTCCCTTGAACTTGGCGGGCATGCACCGATTATTGTGTTTGATGATGCCGACCTGGATAAAGCCGCTGCATTAACATTAGCGAGCAAGTTCCGGAACAATGGCCAAACATGTATTTGCGCCAACCGGATTTATGTACATGATTCCGTGAAGGATGCCTTCTCAAAAAAGCTGACTGAAAAAGTGAAACAGCTAAAAGTCGGAAATGGGCTTCATGAAGAAACAGATCTTGGTCCGCTTATCAATGAACAGGCATCGGAAAAAGTTCAAAATCAGCTGGATGATGCTGTGAAAAAAGGAGCAAATATTATTCATGGCGGCAAAAAGTGGAACGGCGGTATGGACGGTTATTTCTATGAACCTACCATTCTGTCAGCAATCGATGACGACATGCTTATTATGAATGAAGAGACGTTTGGCCCGCTTATGCCAATTCAAACATTTACAGATGAGGATGTTGCCATTGATAAAGCCAATGATACCGACTATGGACTCGCAGCATATATATTCACCGAAACAACTAACCGCGCCATTCGCGTATCCGAAAAACTTGAATACGGAATTGTCGGTGTAAATGATGTATTCCCTGCCCTGGCCGAGGCACCATTCGGCGGCATCAAACAATCTGGTGTCGGTAAAGAAGGCGGCCATTATGGCATGGATGAGTTTTTGGAGAAAAAATATATATCAATGGGGATTAAATGA
- a CDS encoding acyl-CoA dehydrogenase family protein, with the protein MDFNFSEEQQMLRSTVRSFVDKEIMPNIAEWDREGKFDPSIMNRLAELGLMGVCIPEEYGGSGMDYNALAIVCEELERGDTAFRTSVSVHTGLNSMSVLQWGTEEQKQKYLVPQAKGEKVGAFGLTEPGAGSDVVALGTTAKRDGDHYILNGQKSWISLCDSADHFLVFAYTDKEKKHHGISAFIVERTFEGFSSKATKGKLGIRSGNTGELFFDNVKVPKENLLGEEGEGFKIAMASLDNGRFTVAAGAVGQIRACLEASVKYCHERETFGKPIGQHQLVKQMISNMEAGLQMSSLLVYRAGEMKNEGKRNTRETSLAKWQACDFANKAADDAVQVHGAYGYSDEYPVERYLRNSKAPVIYEGTREVHTLMQADYVLGYRQDKQLNKMLPAWEGK; encoded by the coding sequence ATGGATTTTAATTTTTCAGAAGAACAGCAGATGCTTAGAAGTACAGTCAGAAGCTTTGTCGATAAAGAGATTATGCCAAATATCGCCGAGTGGGATCGGGAAGGGAAGTTTGATCCTTCCATTATGAACCGGCTTGCTGAACTGGGCCTAATGGGAGTATGCATCCCGGAAGAATACGGCGGCAGCGGGATGGACTATAATGCGCTTGCCATTGTTTGTGAGGAGCTGGAACGTGGAGATACAGCCTTCCGTACGTCCGTCTCCGTTCATACCGGTTTAAACAGCATGTCTGTTCTTCAATGGGGAACAGAAGAACAGAAGCAGAAATACCTGGTACCACAAGCAAAAGGAGAAAAAGTCGGCGCATTTGGACTGACAGAGCCTGGCGCTGGTTCTGACGTTGTCGCACTTGGGACGACAGCAAAAAGAGACGGTGACCATTATATTTTAAATGGACAGAAATCATGGATCTCACTTTGTGACAGTGCGGACCACTTTCTCGTTTTCGCCTATACCGATAAAGAGAAAAAGCACCACGGGATTTCGGCCTTTATTGTGGAGCGTACATTTGAAGGTTTTTCATCAAAAGCAACGAAAGGAAAACTGGGGATTCGATCCGGAAATACCGGAGAATTATTTTTTGACAATGTAAAAGTGCCGAAAGAAAACCTGCTTGGCGAGGAAGGTGAAGGATTTAAAATCGCAATGGCATCACTCGATAATGGAAGATTTACCGTTGCAGCGGGGGCAGTCGGACAGATCAGAGCTTGTCTCGAGGCAAGCGTAAAATACTGTCATGAGCGGGAAACATTCGGCAAACCGATTGGTCAGCATCAGCTTGTAAAACAGATGATTTCCAATATGGAGGCAGGTCTGCAAATGAGCAGTTTGCTTGTCTATCGAGCGGGGGAAATGAAAAACGAAGGCAAGCGCAACACTCGCGAAACATCGCTGGCAAAGTGGCAGGCATGTGATTTTGCCAACAAAGCGGCTGATGATGCTGTCCAGGTTCACGGTGCGTATGGTTATTCCGATGAATACCCTGTTGAGCGGTATTTGCGGAACTCGAAAGCCCCCGTCATATACGAAGGAACGCGCGAAGTCCACACTCTGATGCAAGCAGATTATGTTCTTGGCTATCGTCAAGATAAACAGCTCAACAAAATGCTGCCCGCATGGGAAGGAAAATAA
- a CDS encoding CaiB/BaiF CoA transferase family protein has translation MSGALENIKVLDLSRVLAGPYCTMILGDLGAEVIKVEAPGGSDETRKWGPPFQNGVSAYYLCANRNKKSITVDLKSDEGVEVIKTLVNESDVIINNFKSGTMKRFGLDYETLAEINPGIVYCSITGFGETGPYKDFPGYDFIIQAMSGLMSITGDKDSGPQKLGVAITDILTGLYACIGIQGALLERVQSQKGQKLDISLYDAAVSSLVNIGSNYLMSEKIPERLGNQHANIVPYQTFRTMDGEMVIAVGNDNQFKMLCSLLGKPEYALDERFQTNPDRVANREALIPLLQEEFLQKPTEYWREKCQENKIPCGPIHTIDEVVSDPQLRARNMFINSEHPTAGPIRMVGSPLNLSRTPFQLNHHPPDPGEHTEEILKQLGLTKTNH, from the coding sequence GTGTCTGGCGCACTCGAAAATATCAAAGTGCTTGATTTATCACGTGTGCTCGCTGGTCCGTACTGTACAATGATTCTTGGTGATCTTGGTGCGGAAGTTATTAAAGTGGAAGCCCCGGGCGGCAGCGACGAAACCCGGAAATGGGGTCCCCCTTTTCAAAATGGAGTAAGTGCTTATTATCTTTGTGCGAACCGGAATAAGAAAAGTATCACGGTAGACCTAAAAAGTGACGAAGGTGTAGAGGTTATTAAAACGCTCGTGAATGAAAGCGATGTCATTATAAATAACTTCAAATCCGGCACGATGAAACGATTCGGTCTTGACTATGAGACGCTCGCCGAAATAAACCCGGGAATTGTCTACTGTTCGATAACCGGATTCGGCGAAACCGGACCTTATAAGGATTTTCCCGGCTATGATTTTATTATCCAGGCAATGAGCGGATTGATGAGTATAACCGGTGACAAAGATTCTGGTCCGCAAAAGCTTGGTGTTGCGATCACGGATATCTTAACCGGGTTATATGCGTGTATTGGCATTCAGGGTGCATTGCTTGAACGGGTACAATCGCAAAAAGGACAAAAACTGGACATTTCCCTTTATGATGCTGCAGTGAGTTCACTCGTGAATATAGGCAGTAACTATTTGATGTCCGAAAAAATCCCGGAACGCCTTGGTAATCAGCATGCCAATATTGTCCCCTACCAAACATTCCGAACGATGGACGGGGAGATGGTCATTGCTGTCGGCAATGATAACCAGTTCAAAATGCTTTGCTCACTCCTGGGTAAACCGGAATATGCTTTGGATGAACGTTTCCAGACGAATCCAGACCGGGTCGCAAACCGTGAAGCATTGATTCCGCTTCTTCAGGAAGAATTTTTGCAAAAACCTACTGAATACTGGCGCGAAAAATGTCAGGAAAACAAGATCCCATGCGGACCGATTCATACAATCGATGAAGTAGTCAGTGATCCGCAGCTGAGGGCGCGTAATATGTTCATCAATAGTGAACATCCGACTGCCGGACCAATCCGAATGGTTGGCAGCCCGCTAAACCTTTCGCGGACACCATTTCAGCTAAATCATCACCCGCCGGATCCTGGTGAACATACAGAAGAGATTTTAAAACAATTAGGTTTAACCAAAACAAATCATTAG
- a CDS encoding DUF1428 family protein: MYTVIYLYRIKQEKLQNFIDINEKASEIYLASGALEDMTYLADDLNGNHGCKGLLEFIDVAEDEAVVFGQSVFRNKSHYNEVLDQVNEDPEINELFDEMKHTVDFSKVITSTFSTDL, translated from the coding sequence GTGTATACGGTTATTTATTTATACCGGATCAAACAGGAGAAACTGCAGAATTTTATCGATATAAATGAAAAGGCAAGTGAGATATATTTGGCAAGTGGCGCCCTTGAGGATATGACCTATTTAGCAGATGATCTGAATGGAAATCACGGGTGTAAGGGACTTCTGGAATTCATTGACGTTGCTGAAGATGAAGCAGTAGTGTTCGGACAATCCGTATTTCGCAATAAATCGCACTATAATGAAGTCTTGGATCAGGTAAATGAGGATCCGGAAATTAATGAACTATTTGACGAAATGAAACATACAGTGGACTTCTCGAAAGTCATCACATCCACTTTTTCAACGGATTTGTAA
- the mreBH gene encoding rod-share determining protein MreBH has protein sequence MLSNAEIGIDLGTANILIYSKTKGIVLNEPSVVAIDMNTKNVVAVGSEAKEMVGKTPQNIIPIRPLRDGVIADYDVTAQMLKEFLKKVSKKMGLSMRKPTVVVCTPSGSTTVERRAIHNAVTSYGAKHVHLIEEPVAAAIGADLPVDEPIANVIVDIGGGTCEVGIISFGGVVSCNSIRIGGDKMDEEIIHYIRKNYNILIGERTAENIKMEIGFAYEDHKEQTMDVRGRDMVTGLPKTVTVSSKEVYSALKESLEQILEAVRATLENCPPELSGDIVDRGIVLTGGGSLLNGMQDWLSEVIIVPVHIAPNPLESVAVGTGKALKMISKLQKAAK, from the coding sequence ATGTTATCGAATGCGGAAATTGGAATTGATCTAGGTACAGCTAATATATTGATATATTCAAAGACAAAAGGAATCGTATTAAATGAACCATCTGTCGTTGCTATTGACATGAACACTAAAAATGTGGTCGCCGTAGGGTCAGAAGCAAAAGAAATGGTCGGTAAAACACCGCAAAATATTATCCCGATTCGTCCATTGCGTGATGGAGTGATTGCTGATTACGATGTCACTGCACAGATGCTGAAAGAATTCTTGAAAAAGGTAAGCAAAAAAATGGGACTTTCCATGCGCAAGCCGACAGTTGTCGTATGCACACCATCCGGCAGCACAACTGTTGAGCGCCGCGCCATTCATAATGCGGTAACAAGTTATGGGGCAAAGCATGTTCATTTGATTGAAGAGCCTGTTGCAGCGGCAATTGGTGCTGATCTCCCCGTTGATGAGCCTATCGCTAACGTGATCGTGGATATCGGCGGCGGAACATGTGAAGTTGGAATTATCTCATTCGGCGGAGTTGTTTCCTGTAATTCCATCCGCATCGGCGGGGATAAAATGGATGAAGAAATCATTCATTATATCCGCAAAAACTATAATATCCTGATTGGTGAACGTACCGCGGAAAACATTAAAATGGAAATCGGCTTTGCCTATGAGGATCACAAAGAGCAAACAATGGATGTGCGCGGACGCGATATGGTTACCGGCCTTCCAAAAACAGTGACAGTTTCATCAAAAGAAGTTTATTCCGCATTAAAAGAATCGTTGGAACAAATCCTGGAAGCTGTTCGTGCAACACTGGAAAACTGCCCTCCTGAACTGAGCGGGGATATTGTGGACCGCGGAATCGTGTTGACCGGCGGCGGCTCATTACTAAACGGAATGCAGGACTGGCTTTCCGAAGTAATTATTGTGCCTGTCCACATTGCACCGAATCCGCTCGAATCAGTAGCGGTCGGAACCGGTAAAGCACTTAAAATGATCTCCAAACTGCAAAAAGCAGCAAAATAG
- a CDS encoding CAP domain-containing protein — protein sequence MLNKVVVTTVSAAVLLGGAFQSSADASANIDKSQNQSQPTSDCFQDSSKNLDSLINKYFGDVNWNKVETGQQEQAVPEQETQKQPEGNQQAEQQEKPAEQAEAPAQNQQTEAPAKQEQPEQTSQQQSQNQSQQLSQYEQQVVQLTNKERTERGLSELKVSTELSKVAREKSRDMAENNYFSHNSPTYGSPFDMMKQFGISYRTAGENIAKGQRTPQEVVNAWMNSEGHRKNILNPSFTHIGVGYVENGNIWTQQFIGK from the coding sequence ATGCTAAACAAAGTAGTAGTAACAACCGTTTCGGCAGCAGTATTGCTAGGTGGTGCCTTTCAATCTTCTGCTGATGCATCAGCAAATATAGATAAATCTCAGAATCAATCACAACCAACAAGTGATTGTTTCCAAGATTCCTCAAAGAATCTTGATAGTCTTATCAATAAGTATTTCGGTGACGTAAACTGGAATAAAGTGGAGACTGGTCAACAGGAACAAGCTGTACCAGAACAGGAAACACAGAAACAGCCAGAAGGAAATCAACAGGCTGAACAACAGGAAAAACCTGCTGAACAAGCAGAAGCGCCTGCACAAAACCAACAAACTGAAGCACCTGCTAAGCAAGAACAGCCGGAGCAGACTTCACAACAGCAAAGTCAAAATCAATCACAGCAATTAAGTCAGTATGAACAGCAAGTTGTTCAATTAACAAATAAAGAACGTACTGAACGTGGGCTTTCTGAACTTAAAGTAAGCACAGAATTAAGTAAGGTTGCACGTGAGAAATCCCGTGATATGGCTGAGAACAACTATTTTTCTCATAACAGCCCAACGTATGGTTCCCCGTTTGATATGATGAAACAGTTTGGAATTTCATATCGCACTGCCGGTGAAAACATTGCAAAAGGCCAGCGTACACCGCAAGAGGTAGTAAATGCATGGATGAACAGTGAAGGTCACCGCAAAAATATTCTTAACCCAAGCTTCACACACATTGGAGTAGGGTATGTCGAAAACGGCAATATTTGGACACAGCAATTTATTGGAAAATAA
- a CDS encoding glutaminase → MVQGIANWNTEQTEEWLQEYVDDWVAFYHDRTSDGNVASYIPELKKADPNDLGITILGKSGMTISSGDTETPFTIQSISKVISFIVACMERGVAYMLDKVDVEPTGEAFNSIMHLEMRQVKKPFNPLVNAGAITVSSILEGRTSDEKMNPIFELLENMLGYRPAINVDVYESERDTSIRNRAIGYYLLETGFLESDLNITLETYFKQCSIEVTVNDLAQIGLILANDGIDPETREEVIPRQVARIAKALMLTCGMYDASGKFATYVGVPAKSGVSGGIIAAVPPRVREEELPFMDGCGIGVYGPALDDKGNSIAGIRLLRHIASQWDLSIF, encoded by the coding sequence ATGGTACAGGGCATAGCAAACTGGAACACGGAACAGACGGAAGAGTGGCTTCAGGAATATGTTGATGACTGGGTGGCTTTTTACCATGATCGTACAAGTGATGGGAATGTTGCTTCCTATATTCCGGAACTGAAAAAAGCTGATCCGAATGATCTTGGGATAACGATTCTGGGAAAAAGCGGGATGACCATCAGTTCCGGGGACACGGAAACTCCATTTACGATTCAAAGTATCTCCAAAGTCATCAGTTTCATTGTAGCGTGTATGGAACGGGGTGTTGCCTACATGCTTGATAAAGTGGATGTGGAACCGACAGGAGAAGCTTTTAATTCCATCATGCACCTGGAAATGCGGCAGGTCAAAAAACCTTTCAATCCATTGGTAAATGCAGGTGCGATTACGGTATCATCAATTTTGGAGGGACGGACTTCTGATGAAAAGATGAATCCGATTTTTGAACTTCTGGAAAATATGCTCGGTTATCGCCCGGCTATTAATGTGGATGTGTATGAATCGGAACGGGATACATCGATACGAAATCGCGCTATTGGTTACTATTTGCTGGAGACAGGTTTTCTGGAGTCTGATTTGAACATAACGCTGGAAACTTACTTTAAACAGTGCTCCATTGAAGTAACCGTTAATGATCTTGCCCAAATCGGACTAATACTCGCCAACGATGGAATCGATCCGGAAACGAGGGAAGAAGTTATTCCGAGGCAGGTTGCAAGAATCGCAAAGGCGCTTATGCTAACATGTGGGATGTACGATGCATCGGGGAAATTTGCTACCTATGTTGGGGTGCCGGCAAAAAGTGGTGTATCCGGCGGTATCATTGCAGCAGTTCCACCAAGGGTACGTGAAGAAGAATTGCCATTTATGGATGGTTGTGGAATTGGGGTTTATGGACCAGCATTGGATGACAAAGGCAACAGTATTGCCGGTATTCGCCTTCTTCGACATATCGCCAGCCAGTGGGATTTAAGTATTTTTTAA
- a CDS encoding SOS response-associated peptidase — MCGRYTLLADELEILREFDLEQPIDSYQSSFNIAPGQNVLAIIHDGKKKRAGYLRWGLVPSWAKDEKIGYKMINARSETAHEKPSFKKLMARKRCLIVADSFYEWKRDGKEKQPKRIQLADRKLFAFAGLWDKWEREDKDLFTCTILTKDANAYMQEIHHRMPIILPKGKEDEWIASGEKDPQQWHQFLQTLEADTFSSYNVDTYVNAAKNNDAACIEPLAE; from the coding sequence ATGTGTGGACGTTACACGTTATTGGCGGATGAATTGGAGATTTTACGTGAGTTTGATCTGGAACAACCGATTGATTCGTATCAGTCAAGCTTCAACATAGCACCAGGACAAAATGTGCTCGCAATCATCCATGATGGAAAGAAAAAGCGAGCAGGATATTTGCGCTGGGGACTTGTTCCATCTTGGGCAAAGGATGAAAAAATCGGTTATAAGATGATTAACGCCCGCAGTGAAACAGCACATGAAAAACCCAGTTTCAAAAAATTAATGGCCCGTAAACGCTGCTTGATTGTGGCGGACAGTTTCTATGAATGGAAACGCGATGGGAAAGAAAAGCAGCCTAAACGGATTCAATTGGCGGATAGGAAATTATTTGCTTTCGCCGGTTTGTGGGATAAATGGGAGCGGGAAGACAAGGACTTGTTTACATGCACTATTTTAACGAAAGATGCTAATGCATACATGCAGGAGATTCATCACCGTATGCCGATTATTCTTCCCAAGGGAAAAGAGGACGAGTGGATTGCATCAGGTGAAAAAGATCCACAGCAATGGCATCAATTTTTGCAAACACTGGAAGCGGACACGTTTTCGTCTTATAATGTGGATACGTATGTCAATGCTGCCAAAAATAATGATGCTGCATGTATTGAGCCGCTTGCAGAGTAG
- a CDS encoding low molecular weight protein-tyrosine-phosphatase: MIKVLFICLGNICRSPMAEAIFRDLVEKDKLSDKLMVDSAGIGHWHSGEPPHAGTRTMLDKLDISYKDMKARQVHTNDWQDFDYIIAMDDQNISDLREINDGTSGVKIAKLMDFVEDPDDVNVPDPYFTGNFDYTYELVSKGCKELLAYIKKVENI; encoded by the coding sequence ATGATAAAGGTTTTATTTATCTGTTTGGGGAATATTTGCAGATCCCCGATGGCTGAAGCAATATTCCGGGATCTTGTGGAAAAGGATAAGCTGTCGGACAAATTAATGGTTGATTCTGCGGGCATTGGTCATTGGCACAGCGGTGAACCACCACATGCGGGAACCCGGACAATGCTTGATAAGCTGGATATTTCCTATAAGGACATGAAAGCAAGACAGGTACATACGAATGACTGGCAGGATTTTGATTATATTATTGCTATGGATGATCAAAATATTAGCGATCTCCGGGAAATCAATGACGGAACCAGTGGAGTCAAAATCGCAAAACTGATGGATTTTGTTGAGGATCCGGATGATGTGAATGTGCCGGATCCCTATTTCACAGGCAACTTTGATTATACCTATGAACTCGTATCAAAAGGGTGTAAAGAATTGCTTGCGTATATTAAAAAAGTTGAAAACATATAA
- a CDS encoding YtxH domain-containing protein yields MGKQKLFLGVFAGAVAGGLVSLINRDTRDYTKQKMSDVKERSGYYVKNPSDAVQTARTKFDSFNKKFANGTESALKALDQVENTLDKYADKKQKKLEDPNNN; encoded by the coding sequence ATGGGTAAACAGAAATTATTTCTAGGTGTTTTTGCAGGTGCAGTTGCAGGAGGGCTGGTATCACTGATTAACCGTGATACAAGGGATTACACAAAACAAAAAATGAGCGATGTGAAAGAGCGCTCCGGATATTACGTGAAAAACCCTTCAGACGCCGTCCAAACAGCAAGAACCAAATTTGATTCATTTAATAAGAAATTTGCCAACGGAACGGAAAGTGCACTCAAAGCATTGGATCAGGTTGAAAACACGCTGGACAAATATGCTGACAAAAAACAGAAGAAGCTGGAGGATCCGAACAACAACTAA
- a CDS encoding YihY/virulence factor BrkB family protein: MRKVKAFGKQIFEQITEHDVFGIAAQLAYFFLLSLFPFLLFLMTLVGFLPIDDQTVISFIETYAPGGIAEMINENVSELVNNRNGSLLSIGVIGTLWSASNAINAIMKGFNRAYDVDEDRSFIVARLIAIILTLAMIFVICMAFLLPVFGKVIGEFLFTFVGMSQGFLNAWETFRWVISSITFFIVLLALYKLAPNMKIYFRNAVWGALFATVGWQLVSLAFSYYVNSMGNYAATYGSLGTVIVLMIWFYLTGIIILIGGVINAVLRRNNIKEIKE, encoded by the coding sequence TTGAGGAAAGTAAAAGCATTTGGAAAGCAGATATTTGAACAAATCACGGAACATGATGTGTTCGGGATTGCAGCACAACTTGCTTATTTTTTCCTGTTATCTCTTTTCCCCTTTCTTTTATTTTTAATGACACTTGTTGGATTTTTACCGATTGATGATCAGACGGTAATCAGTTTTATTGAAACCTATGCACCAGGCGGCATCGCTGAAATGATCAATGAAAATGTCAGTGAGCTTGTCAACAATCGCAACGGTTCATTATTATCTATCGGTGTAATTGGTACGTTATGGTCGGCATCAAACGCAATCAACGCTATTATGAAAGGGTTTAACAGGGCATATGATGTGGATGAGGACCGTTCATTTATTGTGGCACGGTTAATTGCGATTATTTTGACGCTGGCTATGATTTTCGTTATTTGCATGGCATTTCTATTGCCGGTGTTTGGAAAAGTGATTGGGGAATTTCTTTTTACGTTTGTCGGAATGTCTCAAGGCTTTCTCAATGCCTGGGAAACTTTTCGATGGGTGATTTCATCCATCACGTTTTTCATCGTCCTGCTGGCATTGTATAAACTCGCCCCCAATATGAAGATTTACTTCAGAAATGCTGTCTGGGGCGCATTGTTCGCTACTGTCGGCTGGCAGCTTGTATCATTGGCGTTTTCCTACTATGTTAATTCAATGGGAAATTATGCGGCAACATACGGCAGTCTTGGGACAGTAATTGTGTTGATGATTTGGTTTTATTTAACTGGAATTATAATTTTAATCGGCGGCGTTATCAATGCCGTATTGCGCAGAAATAATATTAAGGAGATTAAGGAATAG